One part of the Eublepharis macularius isolate TG4126 chromosome 16, MPM_Emac_v1.0, whole genome shotgun sequence genome encodes these proteins:
- the LOC129343902 gene encoding collagen alpha-1(I) chain-like, with amino-acid sequence MPQAERISPATGASQGGLRADGQQGVLGVDWGAAGKQKGGFLRAFAGPGKGGPRLCGAWPFFARLLSEWACQMPAPGHSTGPAVSVPPPGLPTRAKRAGGGPGATVPPPRPLPGAAFQPQQAIDGGPAAGVEGRPKGGSRAVLGGGGAGQGRAGGSQERRAVPRKPSSRRARGPARREGGPAPPRRAPPRPSALPSGRCGARAPGCGASEAPVAPRSSGARGRRGCPRPGAAFGLPEPRREASRRSSGQARRAPARARARAHMQMRRPPARHAPGPAPRGLRRGRLCRGRGATGSRSRRRRPASRSGQSPAQPSPALPRSRGGGRAEGRLWPGPLAAPSRMRSAGRGRAGQGRAGPLSPSFSPPRRGRRCAGRGQAESRPERPPAGSRRGAAGCAAARELPGPSGARGFPCPARLACPGRACRCPVPGAARLRSEPGFRSPKTGAAAAALGGNEGPLGRSAARRPGQGARLRAGAPARGEAPGRDSGEAAGEACAWPPPRPRGATRRARRLRAGAAEQGGGRGAAAAAAAAPSLPARLFPGRASAGAPGPAQFAPRGASLPWGCRAAVPCPRRRGPFKASVRAAGARAGRVGGRGSFPPLLPGTPEAALCRGLAWCEWTQGLVSAPERRPCSLLACRGPQPLAGDPMAGWCPRVCGGAVPTLRAGRPPLLLLGLDPFRARVSLPGASA; translated from the coding sequence ATGCCGCAGGCAGAGCGCATTAGCCCAGCCACAGGGGCCTCGCAAGGGGGCCTGCGGGCAGATGGGCAGCAAGGTGTGCTCGGGGTTGACTGGGGGGCAGcaggaaaacaaaaggggggaTTCCTGAGGGCTTTTGCTGGCCCAGGGAAGGGCGGGCCACGGCTCTGCGGGGCCTGGCCTTTCTTTGCCCGGCTGCTGAGTGAGTGGGCGTGCCAGATGCCCGCGCCTGGGCACAGCACTGGGCCGGCGGTCTCTGTGCCCCCTCCTGGCCTGCCCACCCGTGCCAAGAGAGCAGGGGGAGGGCCAGGGGCCACCGTTCCCCCTCCGAGGCCTCTCCCCGGAGCGGCTTTCCAGCCCCAGCAGGCCATCGACGGGGGGCCTGCAGCGGGCGTCGAGGGCCGGCCCAAGGGAGGGTCGCGCGCGGTGCTGGGGGGAggcggggcagggcagggcagggcgggcGGCTCGCAGGAGCGCCGGGCGGTTCCCAGGAAGCCTTCGAGCCGGCGCGCCCGAGGCCCTGCGCGGCGAGAAGGGGGCCCCGCGCCGCCCCGCCGGGCTCCTCCGCGCCCCTCCGCTCTGCCGTCCGGGCGGTGCGGTGCCCGAGCCCCCGGCTGCGGGGCGAGCGAGGCGCCCGTCGCTCCCCGCTCCTCCGGGGCCCGCGGTCGGAGGGGCTGCCCGAGGCCCGGCGCCGCTTTCGGCCTCCCGGAGCCCCGGCGCGAGGCCAGCCGGAGGAGCAGCGGGCAGGCCAGGCGCGCTCccgcccgcgcccgcgcccgcgcccaTATGCAAAtgcgccgcccgcccgcccggcacgcgcccggccccgcccctcgGGGCCTCCGGCGGGGGCGCCTTTGCAGGGGGCGGGGCGCCACGGGGTCGCGCTCTCGCCGGAGGCGTCCAGCAAGCCGCTCGGGGcagagcccagcccagcccagcccagccctgccgCGGAGCCGCGGGGGCGGAAGGGCCGAGGGCCGGCTCTGGCCTGGCCCCCTCGCCGCCCCCAGCAGAATGAGGTcggcggggcggggccgggcagggCAGGGCCGGGCGGGGCCGCTTTCCCCGTCTTTCTCGCCGCCCCGACGGGGGCGCCGCTGCGCTGGGAGGGGGCAAGCGGAGAGCCGGCCGGAAAGGCCCCCTGCCGGGTCCCGACGGGGCGCTGCTGGCTGCGCGGCCGCACGGGAGCTTCCGGGGCCGTCGGGCGCCCGGGGCTTTCCGTGCCCGGCCCGTCTCGCCTGTCCCGGGCGCGCCTGCCGCTGCCCTGTGCCCGGCGCGGCGCGGCTGAGGAGCGAGCCGGGCTTCCGCTCCCCCAAGACCGGCGCAGCGGCCGCGGCCTTGGGCGGCAACGAGGGGCCCCTGGGGCGCTCCGCGGCACGAAGGCCCGGGCAGGGCGCGCGTCTCCGGGCGGGGGCTCCGGCCCGGGGAGAGGCGCCCGGCCGCGACTCTGGCGAAGCGGCTGGAGAAGCCTGCGCGTGGCCCCCGCCTCGGCCACGCGGCGCCACACGGAGGGCCCGCCGGCTTCGCGCGGGGGCCGCAGAGCAGGGCGGCGGCaggggagctgctgctgctgctgctgccgccccgTCGCTGCCGGCTCGGCTCTTCCCTGGCCGGGCCTCGGCCGGCGCTCCGGGCCCCGCGCAGTTTGCGCCCCGCGGCGCATCTCTCCCCTGGGGCTGCCGGGCGGCCGTCCCCTGCCCGCGGCGGCGGGGCCCGTTCAAGGCCTCCGTGCGCGCGGCGGGGGCGCGCGCGGGCCGTGTTGGGGGGCGAGGCTCGTTCCCTCCCTTGCTCCCGGGCACTCCCGAGGCTGCGCTCTGCCGCGGCTTGGCTTGGTGCGAGTGGACCCAAGGGCTGGTTTCAGCCCCGGAGAGGCGTCCCTGCTCCCTTCTGGCCTGCCGCGGCCCTCAGCCTCTCGCGGGTGACCCGATGGCTGGCTGGTGCCCCCGTGTCTGCGGAGGAGCTGTGCCCACCCTTCGGGCTGGCCGGCCTCCCTTGCTCTTGCTGGGGCTCGATCCCTTCCGAGCCCGAGTCTCTCTCCCTGGTGCAAGTGCCTGA